In the Ciconia boyciana chromosome 23, ASM3463844v1, whole genome shotgun sequence genome, one interval contains:
- the FGD2 gene encoding FYVE, RhoGEF and PH domain-containing protein 2 isoform X7, producing MARSPQAEQIPIVFSAFLLIATCCASSFPFEANPETSSPTTVRTADGLCLEQILLPKQHRGSQKRLEAERGREEGSRSHQRLPLQLLYTQDPLPAGAMEGEADNQQSVLNLVAVFEEHCTQICPGVFLLLWGHGQKSENLSRMAGKFAWRDRQAPRGQTTPATGQTTPAASQPQQLPASPASQSLSQTAARHQVEQENEEEEQQQGQRGLSFKCLRSFRHKISEDNWRRQQDPGLEPGSKEPEEKKIALELLETEQAYVNRLYLLDQIFYTELMKEAKNGKTVPEEVVKMIFSNISSIYQFHAKFFLPELQKRMEDWSCNPRIGDVIQKLAPFLKMYGEYVKNFDKAVELITVWSEKSPPFQELIADIQKRKVCANLTLQHHMLEPVQRIPRYELLLKDYVQKLPPKSPDREDAEKALEMIFMVAKHSNAAIAEMERLQNLWAVYQRLGLEDDIVDPSNELIKEGPIQKISTRNNSTSEKYLFLFNNMLLYCVPKVIQVGAEFQVHLRINVDSMKVRELNDTQFPHTFLVSGKQRTLELQARSEEEMNAWIKAFQDAIDRKEKRSETFKTAVHGLETGTPALKTEELGRRAPQWVRDNLVTMCMRCKEPFNAIMRRRHHCRACGYVVCARCSDYKAELQYDGNRLNRVCQECYVFLTGHMVLEDREGKHKGILEKGAAEVSGRSLLCSSLQLLDKNGKGGTRGWFVIPQDDPLVLYIYAAPQDVRAHTSIPLLGYQVRDLPQGSSRHLFQLAQSRQVYTFVADTEELKRRWMRAMARSAAGITHPEEGEDADSCEEAE from the exons ATGGCAAGGTCCccccaggctgaacaaattCCCATTGTTTTCTCAGCGTTTCTCCTAATTGCAACCTGCTGcgcttcctcttttccttttgaggcTAACCCAGAGACAAGCTCTCCTACCACAGTAAGGACAGCAGATGGTCTTTGCCTTGAGCAAATCCTCCTCCCCAAACAACATCGTGGGTCCCAGAAACGCCTTGAagcagagagggggagagaagaagggagCCGCAGCCATCAGCGCCTGCCCCTGCAGCTCCTTTACACCCAGGACCCGCTCCCAGCCGGTGCCATGGAGGGAGAGGCCGATAATCAACAGAGCGTGTTGAACCTGGTGGCTGTGTTTGAAGAGCACTG CACTCAGATCTGCCCTGGtgtcttcctcctgctttgggGTCATGGACAGAAGTCTGAAAACCTCAGTAGGAT GGCTGGCAAATTTGCCTGGAGGGACAGGCAGGCTCCGCGCGGCCAGACTACTCCTGCAACCGGCCAGACTActcctgcagccagccagccccagcagcttcCAGCGTCCCCTGCCAGCCAGAGCCTCTCCCAGACGGCTGCCAGGCACCAAGTGGAGCAAgagaatgaggaggaggagcagcagcagggtcaGCGAGGGCTCAGCTTCAAATGCCTCCGTTCCTTCCGACACAAGATCAGTGAGGACAactggaggaggcagcaggacccAGGCCTCGAGCCTGGCAGCAAG GaaccagaggaaaagaaaatagctctggagctgctggagacagaGCAGGCTTACGTCAACCGTCTCTACCTTCTCGACCAG atATTCTATACAGAGCTGATGAAAGAAGCCAAAAATGGGAAGACAGTCCCAGAGGAGGTGGTGAAAATGATCTTCTCCAACATCTCCTCCATCTACCAGTTCCACGCCAAGTTCttcctgccagagctgcagaagcGCATGGAGGATTG GAGCTGCAACCCGCGGATCGGGGATGTGATCCAGAAGCTTGCGCCGTTCCTCAAGATGTATGGCGAATACGTAAAGAACTTCGACAAGGCCGTGGAGCTCATCACTGTCTGGTCGGAGAAATCCCCGCCCTTCCAAGAGCTCATTGCTGACATCCAG AAGAGGAAGGTCTGCGCTAACCTAACACTGCAGCACCACATGCTGGAACCCGTGCAGAGGATCCCACGCTACGAACTCCTCCTGAAGGATTATGTCCAAAAACTACCCCCCAAGTCCCCAGACCGGGAGGATGCAGAGA AGGCCCTGGAGATGATTTTCATGGTGGCCAAACACTCCAACGCAGCTATCGCCGAGATG gaACGGCTGCAGAACCTCTGGGCGGTCTATCAGCGGCTGGGCCTCGAGGACGACATTGTGGATCCCTCCAACGAGCTGATCAAGGAGGGGCCGATCCAAAAAATCTCCACCCGCAACAACAGCACATCGGAGAAGTACCTGTTCCTG tTCAACAACATGCTGCTGTACTGCGTGCCCAAGGTCATCCAGGTGGGTGCTGAGTTCCAGGTCCACCTCCGCATCAACGTGGACAGCATGAAG GTGCGGGAGCTGAACGACACGCAGTTCCCTCACACCTTCCTGGTCTCAGGAAAGCAGCGGACGCTGGAGCTGCAAGCTAG GTCTGAGGAGGAGATGAATGCCTGGATCAAG GCCTTCCAAGATGCCATTgacaggaaggagaagaggagcgAGACCTTTAAGACAGCAGTGCATGGGCTGGAGACAGGCACCCCTGCGTTGAAG ACAGAGGAGCTGGGCCGCCGAGCCCCACAGTGGGTGCGGGACAACCTGGTGACCATGTGCATGCGCTGCAAGGAGCCCTTCAACGCCATCATGCGCCGGAGACACCACTGTCGAGCTTGTGGATAT GTAGTGTGCGCTCGCTGCTCTGACTACAAGGCCGAGCTACAGTATGATGGGAACCGCCTGAACCGCGTGTGCCAGGAGTGTTACGTCTTCCTGACGGGCCACATGGTGCTCGAGGACCGGGAGGGGAAGCACAAAGGCATCCTGGAG aaagGAGCCGCAGAGGTATCGGGCAGGAGTTTGCTGTGCAgttccctgcagctgctggacaAGAACGGCAAGGGGGGCACGCGGGGCTGGTTCGTGATCCCCCAGGATGATCCCCTCGTGCTGTACATCTACGCGGCCCCCCAG GACGTCCGAGCACACACCTCCATCCCGCTGCTGGGCTACCAGGTGAGGGAcctgccccagggcagctcCCGCCACCTCTTCCAGCTGGCGCAGTCCCGGCAGGTCTACACCTTCGTGGCCGACACCGAGGAGCTGAAGCGGCGCTGGATGAGGGCCATGGCGCGCTCCGCCGCGGGGATCACACACCCAGAGGAGGGTGAGGATGCGGACTCCTGTGAGGAAGCAGAATGA